Proteins encoded together in one Bacillota bacterium window:
- the mraY gene encoding phospho-N-acetylmuramoyl-pentapeptide-transferase produces MLTTQVAASFGVSFLVTVIAGLFLIPVLRRLRVGQSVRNDGPARHFSKAGTPTMGGVIFLLGITFTALFFSRGNKEALALLFVTLCFGMVGFLDDFLKVVRNRSLGLRAREKLLVQVVVSFGLVLFAVFFAGRGTDFTIPFSGLFRDGGFHLDYGFGFFAIFTVLFVAGMANAVNLTDGLDGLAAGLTVIAASVYVFFALVVDKIGLAVDLSAVAGGCLGFLVYNRHPARVFMGDTGSLALGGALATAAVLTRSEPFLIIVGIVFIVEMLSVVIQVISFQLTGRRVFRMSPVHHHFELCGWSENRVVLSFWLAGLISGLVGLAGLYRLG; encoded by the coding sequence ATCTTGACAACCCAGGTTGCGGCGTCTTTCGGAGTTTCTTTTCTGGTTACGGTTATAGCCGGCCTGTTTTTAATTCCCGTCCTCAGAAGGCTGAGGGTCGGTCAGTCGGTACGCAACGACGGTCCCGCCAGGCACTTTTCCAAGGCCGGGACGCCGACCATGGGAGGGGTAATCTTTCTTCTGGGGATAACCTTCACGGCGTTGTTTTTCAGCCGGGGGAATAAGGAGGCGCTGGCCCTTCTTTTCGTTACACTGTGTTTCGGCATGGTCGGTTTCCTGGATGATTTCCTGAAGGTTGTCCGGAATCGTTCGTTGGGACTCAGGGCACGTGAGAAACTTCTGGTGCAGGTCGTTGTATCCTTCGGACTGGTGCTGTTTGCGGTTTTTTTCGCCGGGCGCGGCACGGACTTTACGATTCCTTTTTCCGGTTTGTTCCGTGACGGCGGGTTCCATCTCGATTACGGCTTCGGATTTTTTGCGATATTCACGGTGTTGTTCGTGGCCGGGATGGCCAACGCCGTCAACCTTACCGACGGTCTGGACGGCCTTGCCGCCGGGTTGACTGTGATTGCGGCTTCGGTGTATGTTTTTTTTGCCCTGGTTGTGGACAAAATCGGGCTTGCCGTGGACCTGAGCGCGGTAGCGGGAGGGTGCCTGGGTTTTCTGGTTTATAACCGGCACCCGGCGCGGGTTTTCATGGGCGACACCGGTTCGCTGGCGCTCGGGGGAGCACTGGCGACGGCGGCGGTTTTGACGCGCAGTGAACCTTTCTTAATAATTGTAGGAATTGTTTTTATAGTCGAAATGTTATCAGTCGTAATACAAGTTATCTCATTCCAGCTTACCGGAAGGCGGGTGTTCCGGATGAGTCCTGTTCACCACCATTTCGAACTCTGCGGGTGGTCGGAAAACCGGGTGGTCCTGTCCTTCTGGCTGGCGGGGTTGATCTCGGGTCTCGTGGGCCTGGCGGGACTTTACCGCTTAGGATAA
- the murF gene encoding UDP-N-acetylmuramoyl-tripeptide--D-alanyl-D-alanine ligase translates to MLPLTIGETAKVLDAELVRGDPSRIATAVTTDSREVKPGALFFALAGERYDGHHFTGEALDRGAAGVVVSRAVPATGAASVVLLVPDVLAALGKLARYIRRLAGVFLIGVTGSTGKTSTKDVMAAVLAVRYRVLATRGNLNNEIGVPLTLLRLETGHKVAVVEMAMRGAGEIAALADVCRPDAAVITNIGETHLERLGSVRAIARVKGEILDFIPPEGFAVLHDESPFISEEAGRCRGRVVFFGTGSGAAVRLVGYNAADEGGRFRVAAEDREEEYFLPVPGFHNALNAVAAIAVAREMGLTTDEIRDGLSGVRLSDMRSEIRKIGSLTVINDAYNANPASMRAALALLKQMAGGRRRVAVLGNMLELGERAVDAHREVGRAAADCADVVVAVGDLAQGIAAGAVSAGVSAGKVFPCADAASAAAVLKSVLRGDEVVLVKASRGMHLETVVSALETGGVES, encoded by the coding sequence ATGTTGCCTTTAACCATTGGGGAGACAGCAAAAGTACTGGACGCCGAACTTGTACGGGGTGATCCGTCACGGATTGCGACGGCGGTAACCACGGACAGTCGTGAGGTAAAACCGGGAGCGCTTTTTTTCGCCCTCGCCGGAGAGAGGTACGACGGCCATCATTTCACCGGTGAGGCGCTGGATAGGGGTGCCGCCGGGGTGGTCGTGTCGCGGGCGGTTCCCGCGACAGGCGCGGCTTCGGTGGTTCTGTTGGTCCCCGATGTCCTGGCGGCGCTGGGGAAATTGGCGCGTTATATACGCCGGCTGGCTGGTGTTTTTCTGATAGGGGTAACCGGGAGCACCGGGAAGACAAGTACCAAGGACGTAATGGCGGCTGTGCTCGCAGTCCGTTACCGGGTGCTTGCCACCAGGGGCAACCTTAACAACGAGATCGGTGTTCCGCTGACCCTGCTGAGATTGGAAACGGGGCATAAAGTGGCGGTGGTGGAAATGGCGATGCGGGGAGCCGGAGAAATCGCCGCGCTCGCTGATGTTTGCCGCCCCGACGCGGCGGTGATCACGAATATCGGGGAGACGCACCTTGAACGTCTCGGGAGTGTCCGGGCGATCGCCCGGGTCAAGGGCGAGATCCTGGACTTTATACCCCCGGAGGGATTTGCAGTTCTGCACGACGAAAGCCCGTTTATTTCGGAGGAAGCGGGACGCTGCCGCGGCCGGGTCGTTTTCTTCGGGACCGGAAGCGGTGCGGCGGTCAGGCTTGTCGGTTATAATGCCGCCGACGAGGGCGGCCGGTTCCGGGTGGCTGCGGAAGACCGGGAAGAGGAGTATTTTCTCCCTGTGCCCGGTTTTCATAACGCCCTCAACGCGGTTGCTGCGATTGCGGTGGCGCGTGAAATGGGCCTGACAACCGACGAGATCAGAGATGGGCTGAGCGGTGTCAGGTTGAGCGACATGCGGTCGGAAATAAGAAAAATAGGTTCACTTACAGTGATTAACGATGCTTACAATGCCAATCCTGCATCCATGCGGGCGGCGCTCGCCTTGTTAAAGCAAATGGCGGGGGGCAGGCGCCGGGTGGCGGTTCTCGGTAATATGCTGGAGTTAGGCGAACGGGCGGTCGATGCCCACCGGGAGGTGGGCAGGGCGGCGGCCGATTGTGCGGACGTGGTGGTGGCGGTGGGCGATCTTGCGCAGGGGATAGCGGCGGGCGCCGTTTCCGCCGGCGTTTCCGCGGGGAAGGTTTTCCCCTGCGCCGACGCGGCGTCTGCGGCAGCAGTGCTGAAAAGCGTCTTGCGGGGAGACGAAGTTGTGCTGGTGAAAGCCTCTCGCGGCATGCACCTTGAGACGGTAGTAAGCGCCCTGGAAACCGGGGGTGTAGAATCTTGA
- the spoVE gene encoding stage V sporulation protein E — protein MRSRSHASRPPDFILFLSVLTLLSIGVVMVFSASEYTALVRFHDSFYFFKRQFFWAVIGIIGMIFFLKYDYRNFRRHALLLLGISFMLLLVVLIPGVGYASHGAQRWIDIGLLRFQPSEIIKFGMVVFTAYGLSVQRPGPRGFRTMLPFLAVAGIAAGLILLQPDLGTAMALMGTVFTMLFCAGCSIAALSSLGMCGVAAVGAAIYLEPYRMRRFLAFIDPWKDPLGSGFHIIQSLYALGSGGLFGMGLGQGKQKFLYLPEQHTDFIFAVIGEELGLIGTVVVVSLFIVFIWRGLRVALLAPDSFSSLLAAGITAGIGLQALINIGVVTGSLPITGIPLPFISYGGTSLVFTLSAVGVLLNISRQVVR, from the coding sequence ATGCGATCCCGCAGCCACGCCTCACGGCCGCCGGATTTTATTTTATTCCTGAGCGTGCTCACCCTGCTTAGTATCGGGGTGGTTATGGTTTTCAGCGCGAGTGAGTACACCGCTTTGGTGCGCTTTCATGACAGCTTTTACTTCTTCAAGAGACAGTTTTTTTGGGCAGTCATCGGTATTATCGGTATGATCTTCTTTTTGAAATACGACTACCGCAACTTTAGACGGCATGCCCTGTTGTTGTTAGGCATTTCTTTTATGCTTCTTTTAGTGGTTCTGATCCCGGGAGTAGGGTATGCGTCTCACGGGGCACAAAGGTGGATCGATATAGGGCTGCTTCGATTCCAGCCTTCGGAAATCATTAAGTTCGGCATGGTGGTCTTCACGGCGTATGGGCTGAGCGTACAGCGGCCCGGGCCCAGGGGGTTCCGGACCATGTTGCCTTTCCTGGCAGTTGCCGGCATCGCGGCCGGCCTTATTCTGCTTCAGCCCGATCTAGGTACGGCAATGGCGCTGATGGGGACGGTTTTCACGATGCTTTTTTGTGCCGGTTGTTCCATAGCGGCGTTAAGTTCCCTCGGTATGTGCGGCGTCGCCGCGGTGGGTGCGGCAATTTATCTCGAACCATACCGCATGCGGCGTTTCCTGGCTTTTATCGATCCCTGGAAAGATCCTCTGGGAAGCGGCTTTCACATCATCCAGTCGCTTTACGCCCTCGGATCGGGCGGTCTCTTCGGCATGGGACTAGGGCAGGGTAAGCAGAAGTTTCTATACCTGCCCGAGCAGCATACGGATTTCATCTTCGCGGTGATCGGCGAAGAGTTGGGGTTGATAGGGACAGTAGTGGTGGTAAGCCTGTTTATTGTATTCATCTGGCGCGGACTGAGGGTGGCGCTTTTGGCGCCGGATTCCTTCAGCAGTCTTCTGGCGGCCGGAATAACTGCGGGGATCGGACTTCAAGCACTAATAAACATCGGTGTGGTTACCGGGAGTTTGCCGATTACGGGTATTCCGCTGCCGTTCATCAGTTACGGCGGCACGTCGTTGGTTTTTACCCTTTCGGCGGTAGGAGTGCTTCTCAATATATCGCGGCAGGTGGTAAGGTAG
- the murB gene encoding UDP-N-acetylmuramate dehydrogenase — MSYLPASLASRIKGKILYDEPLKNHTTWRIGGPAEVIVEPASREDIALLADYCRTNDLPLIVIGNGSNLLVSDCGLKGVVLRIGDALGHVSIAGDRIIAEAGAKLGRVTAIAQAAGLGGLEFAVGIPATIGGAVTMNAGANGAAMADVVEKVTVIDSRAGERVLNRNELDFGYRTSGLQRLPAIVTETTLKMTPSNPIDIRRRSEEYLRKRRGSQPLDCPSAGSVFKNPPGDAAGRLIELAGCKGLRVGDAAVSEVHANFIVNLGSARADDVLSLINKVREMVQAKFGVWLELEVRVIGESGAG; from the coding sequence ATGTCTTACCTGCCAGCAAGTCTTGCAAGCAGGATAAAAGGGAAGATTCTATACGACGAGCCGCTGAAAAACCATACGACCTGGAGGATCGGCGGTCCGGCGGAAGTCATCGTTGAGCCGGCTTCCCGTGAGGACATTGCATTGCTGGCGGATTATTGCAGGACGAATGATCTGCCGCTGATCGTCATTGGAAACGGCTCAAACCTATTGGTGAGTGATTGCGGGTTGAAGGGGGTGGTACTGAGAATCGGCGATGCGCTCGGGCACGTCAGCATCGCCGGCGACAGGATAATCGCTGAGGCCGGGGCAAAACTCGGCCGGGTAACAGCCATAGCCCAGGCGGCAGGATTAGGAGGACTCGAGTTTGCCGTGGGGATACCGGCAACCATAGGCGGCGCCGTTACCATGAACGCGGGAGCCAACGGGGCGGCCATGGCCGATGTAGTGGAGAAGGTGACGGTGATTGATTCCCGTGCCGGTGAGCGGGTGCTGAACCGCAATGAGCTTGATTTTGGATACCGGACGTCCGGGCTGCAGCGTCTACCGGCGATTGTAACGGAAACCACCCTTAAAATGACTCCCAGCAACCCGATCGATATCCGGCGTCGGAGTGAGGAATACTTGCGAAAGAGACGCGGCTCCCAGCCCCTGGATTGCCCTAGCGCCGGCAGCGTCTTCAAAAACCCGCCGGGTGACGCGGCGGGACGTCTGATTGAGTTGGCCGGTTGCAAAGGCTTGCGGGTCGGGGACGCGGCTGTATCCGAGGTGCATGCCAATTTCATTGTCAACCTTGGAAGTGCCCGGGCCGACGATGTGTTATCACTGATTAACAAGGTGCGGGAAATGGTCCAGGCAAAGTTCGGTGTTTGGTTGGAACTTGAGGTGAGAGTAATTGGTGAAAGCGGGGCAGGATGA
- the murA gene encoding UDP-N-acetylglucosamine 1-carboxyvinyltransferase, with product MRFVIKGPNRLQGAIKVSGAKNSALPILAASLLCDGISVIEGVPRLNDIAVMCEVMRHLGVECTREGKDVHVDTANLRLEEISESLMRRMRASCLVLGPLLARFGRVKISLPGGCNIGLRPIDLHIKGLRALGAEIKERSGYLTAEAGKLVGTEVHLDLPSVGATENLIMTAVFAKGTTVIRNAAREPEIIDLQNFLNRAGGKIRGAGTSTIRVSGVKSLRGPQGHRVVADRIEAGTHIIAAALTGGEVVVENVIPEHVEPLLAKLREAGVDLDLEGESIRVRREGPIKAVDIRTMPYPGFPTDLQAPMCVFLAVARGTSVVTETVFENRFKHIPELRRMGVDVYIEGRAVVIRGVEKLSGAHVEAPDLRAGAALVLAGLIADNGTVIEKIEHIDRGYEELELKYRSLGAAIERVS from the coding sequence ATGCGTTTTGTCATCAAGGGTCCAAACCGCTTACAGGGAGCGATTAAGGTTAGTGGAGCGAAAAATTCTGCCTTACCCATCCTGGCCGCCAGTCTGTTATGCGACGGGATAAGTGTGATCGAAGGGGTGCCGAGGCTGAATGATATCGCCGTAATGTGCGAAGTGATGCGGCACTTAGGAGTGGAATGCACACGCGAAGGAAAAGATGTTCACGTAGACACAGCAAATCTTCGATTGGAAGAAATATCGGAATCTTTGATGCGGCGTATGCGAGCTTCCTGTTTGGTTTTGGGCCCACTTTTAGCGCGCTTCGGGCGCGTGAAGATCTCTCTGCCGGGAGGATGTAACATAGGTCTCAGACCTATAGACTTACATATAAAAGGGTTGAGGGCGCTCGGGGCGGAAATAAAGGAACGGTCGGGGTACTTAACGGCGGAAGCCGGCAAGCTTGTGGGAACGGAAGTTCACCTCGACCTGCCGAGTGTAGGCGCCACGGAAAATCTTATAATGACGGCTGTTTTTGCAAAAGGTACCACCGTTATCAGAAACGCGGCAAGGGAGCCCGAGATAATCGACCTGCAAAATTTTCTCAACCGGGCGGGAGGGAAAATCCGCGGGGCGGGAACATCCACCATCAGGGTCAGCGGGGTAAAATCGCTGCGCGGGCCGCAGGGGCACCGGGTCGTCGCCGACCGGATTGAAGCGGGCACGCATATTATTGCCGCCGCTCTCACGGGAGGCGAAGTTGTAGTAGAAAACGTCATCCCGGAACACGTAGAGCCTTTGCTGGCAAAACTCCGGGAAGCGGGGGTCGACCTCGATCTGGAGGGTGAATCCATCCGGGTACGGCGGGAGGGGCCGATAAAAGCGGTGGATATACGCACCATGCCTTACCCGGGTTTCCCGACCGACCTGCAGGCGCCGATGTGTGTTTTTCTTGCGGTTGCCAGGGGAACGAGTGTGGTGACGGAGACGGTTTTTGAAAATAGGTTTAAACACATCCCGGAGCTTCGACGGATGGGCGTCGACGTGTACATAGAAGGCCGGGCGGTGGTCATCCGGGGCGTGGAAAAGCTTAGCGGAGCGCATGTTGAAGCCCCCGACCTGCGTGCCGGAGCGGCGCTTGTTCTTGCAGGTCTTATAGCCGATAACGGAACGGTAATCGAGAAAATAGAGCACATCGATCGCGGTTATGAGGAACTGGAATTAAAATACCGGTCACTGGGAGCAGCTATCGAGAGAGTCAGTTAG
- a CDS encoding FtsQ-type POTRA domain-containing protein, translating to MKRRSRGNTLESICLVMLLLVAGFVLLNSPLFAIREVVVEGNERLTAKQITGAASIPIGDNIFRTNLREAAARVEIIPAVKDLEIKRCLPGRVLIRLIERKAVVLVSGEDGLYGLDYAGVCIGRFDAASTLPVLTGAGIAPTPGKRLRTAGFRTAVTVLKSLSKTLIPSLAEIHVTPIKTVEAYTTEGVKICLGLPEDLPEKDRVLCSILKTVGDRKILYIDLNVAKRPVVKFVTQGVKDVAGNSPHNDAGGPLSGPDDRGSVSAFPRD from the coding sequence GTGAAGAGAAGGTCAAGGGGCAACACTTTGGAAAGCATCTGTTTAGTCATGCTTCTTTTGGTTGCCGGGTTTGTTTTGTTAAACTCTCCTCTTTTTGCCATTCGCGAGGTTGTTGTGGAAGGAAATGAAAGACTGACGGCGAAGCAAATAACCGGTGCCGCCTCAATACCGATCGGAGATAACATTTTCCGGACAAACCTGCGCGAGGCGGCGGCGCGGGTGGAGATCATCCCCGCGGTGAAAGATCTGGAAATCAAGCGATGTTTGCCGGGAAGGGTACTGATCAGGCTCATAGAAAGGAAAGCCGTCGTTCTGGTATCCGGGGAAGACGGCCTGTACGGCTTGGACTACGCCGGGGTATGCATCGGGAGGTTCGATGCTGCTTCGACGCTCCCGGTGCTTACCGGGGCGGGTATAGCGCCTACACCGGGAAAGCGTCTTAGAACGGCAGGATTCCGGACCGCGGTGACGGTGCTTAAGTCCTTGAGCAAGACACTGATCCCGTCTCTAGCGGAAATTCATGTGACCCCTATCAAAACTGTTGAGGCTTACACCACCGAAGGTGTCAAAATATGTTTGGGTTTGCCGGAGGACTTGCCCGAGAAGGACCGGGTCCTTTGCAGCATACTAAAGACGGTGGGCGACCGGAAGATTTTATACATTGATCTTAACGTGGCAAAACGTCCCGTAGTTAAGTTTGTCACCCAGGGGGTTAAGGACGTTGCGGGTAATTCACCTCACAATGATGCTGGTGGCCCTCTTTCTGGGCCTGATGATCGCGGTTCAGTATCGGCTTTCCCGCGAGATTGA
- the murC gene encoding UDP-N-acetylmuramate--L-alanine ligase, producing MVNLPQNVHFVGIGGAGMSGLAALLLSQGYRVAGSDAKPSRVTERLKADGAVCYSGHAAENLGGAELVVVSSAIKAENPEVAAARQRGIPVIRRGELLAETMRGYRSVAVAGAHGKTTTTAMVAAVLIAGGLDPTVLVGGEWAAIGGNFRLGRSGYFVTEADESDASFLLLSPEVAVVTNIENDHLDYYGGMDALVDAFRDFIGKVQQGGLAVIYRDDTRQAEIIGAAKGPILTYGQNAEADFRVGDIRFRGLVSEASLYHKEEYLGQLTLSVPGMHNVLNAACAVAVGRYFGVSFNDAACALAAFRSVNRRFQTLGNVGGIWVVDDYAHHPTEIAATIQAARQLNPGRVIAIFQPHRYSRTALLHEEFGSAFNGADTVLVDEIYSAGEAPLPGVTSELIREAITRNHGRPPLQMPGNDRAAYLEKIVRPGDIVITLGAGDIFQVGLQLVKLLEGRFCASHYEVSG from the coding sequence ATGGTTAATTTACCTCAAAATGTGCACTTTGTCGGAATAGGCGGCGCCGGTATGAGCGGTCTGGCAGCGCTTCTTCTATCCCAAGGGTACCGGGTTGCGGGATCGGACGCCAAGCCTTCCCGGGTCACAGAGCGTCTGAAGGCCGACGGAGCCGTCTGCTATTCGGGGCACGCAGCAGAAAATCTCGGCGGCGCGGAGCTGGTGGTGGTATCTTCTGCGATCAAAGCCGAAAACCCCGAAGTGGCGGCGGCCAGGCAGCGCGGTATCCCGGTGATACGGCGGGGGGAACTCCTTGCGGAGACGATGCGGGGGTATCGGAGTGTTGCCGTGGCCGGCGCACACGGTAAAACAACGACAACCGCGATGGTGGCGGCGGTTTTAATCGCGGGAGGGCTTGACCCGACCGTTCTGGTAGGCGGGGAGTGGGCGGCGATAGGCGGCAATTTCCGGTTAGGACGAAGCGGCTATTTCGTTACCGAAGCCGACGAAAGCGATGCCTCTTTCCTGCTGCTTTCGCCGGAGGTGGCGGTCGTAACCAATATCGAAAACGACCATCTTGATTACTACGGCGGGATGGATGCCCTGGTGGACGCCTTCCGCGATTTTATCGGCAAGGTCCAGCAGGGCGGCCTGGCGGTGATTTATCGCGACGACACCAGGCAGGCGGAAATCATCGGCGCGGCCAAAGGGCCGATTCTCACGTACGGACAAAATGCGGAAGCGGATTTCCGGGTTGGAGATATCCGGTTTCGCGGCTTGGTCTCGGAGGCGAGCCTGTACCACAAGGAGGAGTACCTGGGACAACTGACGCTGAGTGTCCCGGGGATGCACAATGTTCTGAACGCCGCTTGCGCTGTGGCGGTCGGCCGGTACTTCGGGGTTTCGTTTAATGATGCCGCCTGCGCCCTTGCAGCCTTCCGTTCCGTGAACCGCCGATTTCAGACTCTTGGCAACGTGGGTGGCATCTGGGTAGTGGACGATTACGCGCACCATCCTACCGAGATCGCGGCGACGATCCAAGCGGCGCGTCAACTGAATCCGGGGCGGGTTATCGCCATTTTCCAGCCGCATCGGTATTCAAGAACCGCTCTTCTGCACGAGGAATTCGGGTCGGCTTTCAACGGTGCGGACACGGTGCTGGTCGATGAGATTTACAGCGCCGGTGAAGCGCCGTTACCGGGTGTGACCTCTGAATTAATCCGGGAGGCGATAACCCGGAACCACGGACGGCCGCCGCTGCAGATGCCGGGGAACGACCGTGCGGCCTATCTGGAAAAGATCGTCCGCCCAGGCGATATCGTTATAACCCTGGGTGCCGGAGACATTTTCCAAGTGGGATTGCAGCTTGTCAAATTGCTAGAGGGCCGTTTTTGCGCCTCCCATTACGAAGTCAGCGGGTAA
- the murG gene encoding undecaprenyldiphospho-muramoylpentapeptide beta-N-acetylglucosaminyltransferase: MEVRVSELRFIIAGGGTGGHVYPALAIAQGLSEAFEHCRVLYVGTKQGLEADIVPRTGLPFQTISAAGFKRRLTARNLWSATLSFWGAGEAYRLVRAFKPTVAIGTGGYVSGPVLLAAYLAGVPALIHEQNAFPGLTNRLLARTARCVALTFPEAMRHLPRGARIRVTGLPVREEIRRIDREEARARLGAGAETVLLSFGGSRGARRLNEAMVDVVKAFYGRPGVRIYHATGSAGYETFTRLLEPDGIDTMGQGNITIAPYFYNIADHLAAADLVLCRAGAATIAEITCVGRPAVLIPYPYAADNHQEYNAKALVDREAAVMIRDAQLTGKRLLREVNDLLDAPERLTQMAKNSARLGKPDALEQIIACVREIGNLG; the protein is encoded by the coding sequence TTGGAAGTTAGGGTGTCGGAATTACGATTCATAATAGCGGGCGGCGGGACGGGGGGGCACGTATATCCGGCCCTCGCGATAGCCCAGGGTCTGAGCGAAGCATTTGAACACTGCAGGGTTCTTTACGTCGGAACCAAACAGGGCTTGGAGGCCGATATCGTGCCGCGGACCGGGCTGCCCTTTCAGACCATAAGCGCTGCGGGGTTCAAAAGGCGGCTGACGGCCCGGAACCTGTGGTCGGCCACGCTCAGCTTTTGGGGCGCCGGGGAAGCATACCGGCTGGTAAGGGCTTTTAAACCAACCGTGGCGATAGGGACCGGCGGCTATGTCTCCGGACCGGTTCTACTGGCGGCTTACCTTGCCGGCGTTCCGGCGCTGATTCATGAACAAAACGCCTTTCCCGGTCTTACGAACAGACTTCTGGCGCGGACCGCGAGGTGTGTGGCGCTGACTTTTCCCGAGGCCATGCGGCACCTCCCGCGCGGCGCCAGGATAAGAGTCACGGGTCTGCCGGTTAGGGAAGAAATCCGGAGGATCGACCGTGAAGAAGCGCGGGCTCGGCTGGGCGCGGGTGCGGAGACCGTACTGCTTTCCTTCGGCGGCAGCCGCGGCGCCCGGCGGCTTAATGAGGCAATGGTGGATGTGGTTAAGGCCTTTTACGGCAGGCCGGGGGTCAGGATTTATCACGCGACCGGCTCCGCCGGGTATGAGACTTTTACACGGCTCCTTGAGCCGGACGGTATAGACACTATGGGGCAGGGGAACATTACCATCGCGCCCTATTTTTATAACATCGCGGACCATCTGGCCGCGGCGGACTTGGTGCTTTGCAGGGCGGGGGCGGCGACAATAGCGGAAATTACATGTGTGGGAAGGCCCGCGGTTCTGATTCCGTACCCGTATGCCGCGGACAACCATCAGGAGTATAACGCGAAGGCCCTCGTAGACAGGGAAGCTGCGGTTATGATAAGAGACGCGCAGCTTACCGGGAAGAGACTGCTCCGGGAGGTTAACGATCTTCTGGACGCGCCGGAACGATTGACCCAAATGGCGAAAAACAGCGCCCGCCTGGGGAAACCGGATGCTTTGGAGCAGATAATCGCGTGTGTAAGGGAGATCGGAAACCTCGGATAA
- the murD gene encoding UDP-N-acetylmuramoyl-L-alanine--D-glutamate ligase, whose product MQFEGKNILVVGAGKSGVAAARFLSAEKANVVLTDIKTAAELPEAAALGVKTFFGAYPAVAGFDLVVVSPGVPTELEPLSEARMRGIEVTGELELAFSLTSAPVVAITGTNGKTTTTALTGEIFKSAGWRTVVAGNIGTPLISLVEGDVPPDVIVAEVSSFQLETTLLFRPRVAVVLNVTPDHLDRHRTIAEYAAAKARIFVNQEEGDAAVLNLDDPLTAAMKGQSRGVELFFSRRHNLESGACVRDGRLFFAHDGGPVEICGAGEIGIPGAHNLENALAAVAAAGFMGVSAHVIAKTLRDFKGVTHRLEFVDDIDGVRYINDSKGTNPDAAIKALEAYDRPIVLIAGGRNKGSRFDDFAAKVKEKARVLVVLGESAEEIAAAASAAGVDLILRAKGFKEAVHLAREAARPGDVVLLSPACASWDMFRNYEERGELFKQTVREMAVPD is encoded by the coding sequence TTGCAATTCGAAGGTAAAAATATACTCGTTGTAGGCGCCGGGAAAAGCGGTGTGGCTGCGGCGCGCTTTCTCTCTGCGGAAAAGGCGAATGTGGTCCTCACGGATATCAAGACAGCGGCGGAATTGCCGGAAGCGGCGGCATTAGGTGTCAAAACCTTTTTCGGCGCGTACCCGGCTGTGGCGGGATTTGATCTTGTTGTGGTGAGCCCCGGCGTGCCGACAGAGTTGGAACCGTTGTCGGAGGCCCGTATGCGGGGGATAGAAGTGACCGGGGAACTCGAACTCGCATTCAGTTTGACTTCGGCGCCGGTTGTAGCTATTACCGGCACCAACGGTAAAACCACAACCACCGCGCTCACCGGGGAAATTTTCAAATCGGCGGGATGGCGTACGGTGGTGGCCGGAAATATAGGAACACCTCTGATCAGCTTGGTGGAGGGAGATGTCCCCCCGGATGTTATCGTGGCGGAGGTATCGAGCTTCCAGCTTGAGACCACCCTCCTTTTCCGTCCCCGGGTGGCGGTTGTTCTGAATGTTACACCCGATCATCTTGACCGCCACCGGACTATAGCGGAATACGCGGCGGCCAAAGCTCGCATTTTCGTCAACCAGGAGGAAGGAGACGCCGCCGTGCTCAACCTGGATGATCCGCTGACGGCGGCGATGAAAGGTCAGAGCCGCGGGGTGGAATTATTCTTCAGCAGGCGGCATAACCTTGAGAGTGGCGCGTGTGTCCGTGACGGCAGGCTGTTTTTCGCACACGACGGCGGTCCGGTGGAGATCTGCGGCGCGGGTGAGATCGGCATACCCGGTGCGCACAATCTGGAAAACGCGCTGGCGGCGGTGGCCGCGGCGGGCTTTATGGGTGTGTCGGCGCATGTGATCGCCAAGACGCTGCGGGATTTCAAGGGCGTAACTCACCGCCTTGAATTTGTGGATGATATTGACGGCGTGAGATACATAAATGATTCGAAGGGCACTAATCCCGACGCGGCGATTAAAGCCCTGGAGGCATACGACCGGCCGATAGTACTGATAGCGGGCGGGAGGAACAAGGGAAGCAGGTTTGACGACTTTGCGGCGAAGGTGAAGGAGAAGGCGCGGGTGCTGGTGGTTCTCGGGGAGAGCGCGGAAGAGATTGCGGCGGCGGCGTCAGCGGCGGGCGTTGACCTGATTCTTCGGGCGAAAGGTTTCAAAGAGGCCGTGCATCTCGCGCGAGAGGCCGCACGTCCGGGGGATGTCGTGTTGCTTTCGCCTGCGTGCGCCAGTTGGGACATGTTCAGGAATTATGAAGAGCGCGGGGAGTTGTTCAAGCAAACCGTGCGGGAGATGGCCGTTCCGGATTAA